In Siniperca chuatsi isolate FFG_IHB_CAS linkage group LG20, ASM2008510v1, whole genome shotgun sequence, the following proteins share a genomic window:
- the LOC122867628 gene encoding stonustoxin subunit beta — protein MPTTRRIISDTQKSDKAKKAKAGNTPTEKIPAYEPNIPEPKCRADLIKHWFNLSLDDKTANKMLWITEGGTKVGRMTDDVTCPVLDRPERYEYAPQVLCNEGILGFRGYWEVAFSGWVVVGVAYERAGRRNTDGSCGLGENEESWGLGWSGSSYHAWHNSRNIEIMEIPKCSTIGVYLDQPAGVLNFYAVEEVKDGEESTGRKEVRLLQQFKSSFKEKMIPGFWVGMQSHCLITKKEE, from the exons ATGCCCACCACCAGGAGGATCATTTCTGACACCCAGAAGTCAGATAAAG caaaaaaagcaaaagctgGAAACACACCCACAG AGAAGATCCCAGCCTACGAGCCAAACATCCCTGAACCAAAATGCAGAGCTGATCTCATCAAGC ACTGGTTCAACCTTTCACTGGATGACAAGACAGCCAATAAGATGCTGTGGATCACAGAGGGCGGTACTAAGGTGGGCCGTATGACTGATGATGTCACTTGTCCCGTCTTGGATAGACCAGAGCGATATGAGTATGCTCCACAG GTTCTTTGCAACGAAGGCATCCTGGGCTTCCGAGGCTACTGGGAGGTGGCGTTTTCAGGATGGGTGGTGGTCGGGGTTGCGTACGAACGAGCAGGGAGGAGGAACACTGATGGATCCTGCGGCCTGGGAGAGAACGAGGAGTCCTGGGGTCTTGGCTGGAGTGGTTCCAGTTATCATGCCTGGCACAACAGCCGCAACATAGAGATCATGGAGATTCCTAAGTGCTCCACAATTGGTGTATATCTGGACCAGCCTGCTGGTGTCCTTAATTTCTATGCTGTGGAGGAGGTaaaggatggagaggagagcacaGGAAGGAAGGAGGTTAGACTTTTGCAGCAGTTTAAGAGCTCCTTTAAGGAGAAAATGATACCAGGTTTCTGGGTGGGGATGCAGTCACACTGTTTGATCACAAAGAAGGAGGAATAA